In one window of Thermotoga sp. Mc24 DNA:
- a CDS encoding carbohydrate ABC transporter permease: protein MNKKKIFKAILFYGLGMLLVMIWMLPFVISVFTSLKSMDEVLLGIKWWLPPKKPTFENYAIAWREANMERYFLNTLIITGFSVVGALFVSSLSAFALSWYEFKLKKPLLIMFVSGMLIPFQMLMIPVYSFSVNTGLYNTYWGVILFHIAFQTGFCTFFLRNFMVTIPKSLFEAAKIDGAGDFLIYRKIIMPLVVPALAALGILEFTWIWNDYLWSLVLIQSDSLKPVTLGLTTLQGQWVTSWNVIAAGANLAALVPIIVFLIFQRYFIEGLTLGSVKG from the coding sequence ATGAACAAGAAGAAAATCTTCAAAGCCATACTTTTTTACGGCTTGGGAATGTTACTTGTTATGATATGGATGCTCCCTTTTGTGATTTCTGTTTTCACATCACTAAAATCAATGGATGAGGTTTTGTTAGGAATAAAGTGGTGGCTTCCTCCTAAGAAACCAACTTTTGAGAACTACGCTATAGCATGGAGAGAAGCCAACATGGAAAGGTATTTCTTGAACACCCTTATTATCACTGGATTTTCCGTGGTAGGGGCCCTCTTTGTTTCGAGTTTGAGTGCTTTTGCTCTTTCGTGGTACGAGTTCAAACTCAAAAAGCCTCTGCTTATAATGTTCGTTTCCGGTATGCTGATACCGTTCCAAATGCTTATGATACCGGTTTACAGCTTTTCTGTAAATACAGGTCTTTACAATACTTACTGGGGTGTGATTCTCTTTCACATAGCTTTCCAAACCGGTTTCTGTACCTTCTTTCTGAGAAATTTCATGGTAACGATCCCCAAGAGTCTTTTCGAAGCAGCGAAGATCGATGGAGCAGGAGATTTTCTCATATACAGGAAAATCATCATGCCTCTTGTTGTTCCAGCTCTTGCAGCGCTTGGTATTCTTGAATTTACTTGGATATGGAACGATTATCTCTGGTCTCTTGTTCTCATACAGAGCGATTCGTTGAAGCCTGTTACACTTGGATTGACAACGCTTCAAGGACAGTGGGTGACGAGCTGGAATGTTATAGCTGCTGGTGCCAATTTAGCCGCTCTGGTGCCAATAATTGTCTTCTTGATCTTCCAGCGTTACTTCATAGAGGGTCTAACCCTTGGAAGTGTGAAAGGATAA
- a CDS encoding beta-galactosidase — MLGVCYYPEHWGIEKVEEDFKRMKELGMEYVRIGEFAWSRIEPERGKFNWDWLDKTLELAEKMGLKIVLGTPTATPPKWLIDEHPEILPVDKDGRMKNFGSRRHYCFSSPVYREEVKRIVTIIAKRYGKHPAVVGWQTDNEYGCHDTVRCYCPRCKKAFQKWLERKYEGDIKKLNEAWGTVFWSQEYRSFNEIELPNLTPADPNPSHLLDYYRFASDQVVEFNRIQVEIIREYSPERFITHNFMSGFTDFDHYKLSKDLDFATWDNYPLGHTLVFLRMKGETKNPFDRVGHPDIISFSHDLYRGVGRGRFWVMEQQAGPVNWALYNLWPAKGAVRLWTWQAFAHGAEVVSYFRWRQAPFAQEQMHSGLLAPDSAPFPGYHEVKQVFEELKNIDIKEPVKSEVALVFDYETAWVFSIQPHGKGVNYLDLVFRFYSALRRLGLNVDIVAPGSSLDGYKMVVVPSLAIVREEVLDMFKRYGGLLVFGPRSGSKTETFQIPPEMPPGLLKELIPVEVRQVESLGDNVETLVWSGKEYPVSIWREDVDPTITEVIARFKDGFGAIFRKDNVFYLSFWPDREFLVDFFEKFSKEVGIEIKRLPEGVRIQRRGEYVFAFNFTSEEVDLEIPAKVQIVLGDQKIPPYGLLLWKETEH, encoded by the coding sequence ATGCTAGGGGTTTGTTACTATCCTGAACACTGGGGAATAGAGAAAGTGGAAGAAGATTTCAAAAGGATGAAAGAGCTCGGAATGGAGTACGTGAGGATTGGGGAGTTCGCCTGGAGCAGGATAGAACCTGAGCGTGGAAAGTTCAACTGGGACTGGCTCGACAAAACCCTGGAACTGGCTGAGAAAATGGGGCTCAAGATCGTGCTGGGAACGCCCACCGCTACACCTCCGAAATGGCTCATCGATGAACATCCGGAGATCCTTCCCGTTGATAAAGATGGCAGGATGAAAAATTTTGGTTCCAGAAGACATTACTGTTTCTCTAGCCCTGTCTATAGAGAGGAAGTGAAAAGAATCGTTACTATCATAGCGAAAAGGTACGGGAAACACCCGGCGGTTGTCGGCTGGCAGACGGACAACGAGTACGGCTGTCACGATACAGTGAGGTGCTACTGTCCGAGGTGCAAAAAAGCCTTCCAAAAATGGCTGGAAAGAAAGTACGAGGGCGACATAAAGAAATTGAATGAAGCGTGGGGAACAGTGTTCTGGAGCCAGGAGTATCGATCCTTCAACGAAATAGAGCTTCCGAATCTCACCCCTGCCGACCCGAATCCGTCGCATCTTCTCGATTACTACAGGTTCGCTTCCGACCAGGTGGTGGAATTCAACAGGATTCAGGTGGAGATCATAAGGGAGTATTCGCCGGAAAGATTCATCACACACAATTTCATGTCCGGTTTCACAGATTTTGATCATTACAAACTCTCGAAAGACCTGGATTTCGCGACCTGGGACAATTACCCGCTCGGACACACCCTCGTTTTTCTGAGAATGAAGGGTGAGACAAAAAATCCGTTCGACAGAGTGGGACACCCGGACATCATCTCATTCTCGCACGATCTGTACCGGGGAGTGGGCAGAGGAAGATTCTGGGTGATGGAACAGCAAGCAGGACCTGTGAACTGGGCTCTTTACAATCTCTGGCCTGCCAAAGGAGCAGTGAGACTCTGGACCTGGCAGGCGTTCGCACATGGCGCAGAAGTGGTCTCCTACTTCAGATGGAGGCAGGCACCTTTTGCGCAGGAGCAGATGCACTCTGGACTTCTGGCACCGGATTCAGCACCTTTCCCTGGGTACCACGAGGTAAAGCAGGTTTTCGAAGAGCTAAAAAACATCGATATCAAAGAGCCGGTAAAGAGTGAAGTGGCGCTTGTCTTCGATTACGAAACGGCGTGGGTCTTCTCCATACAACCGCACGGCAAAGGGGTGAACTACCTCGATCTTGTCTTCAGATTCTACAGTGCCCTCAGAAGACTTGGTCTGAACGTGGATATAGTAGCTCCCGGATCTTCACTGGATGGATACAAAATGGTCGTTGTTCCAAGCCTTGCCATTGTGAGGGAAGAGGTTCTGGACATGTTCAAAAGATACGGCGGTCTTCTCGTATTTGGCCCAAGAAGCGGAAGCAAAACAGAGACATTCCAGATACCACCAGAAATGCCTCCGGGTCTTCTCAAGGAGCTCATACCCGTTGAAGTGAGACAGGTTGAAAGTCTTGGAGATAACGTTGAAACGCTTGTCTGGAGCGGTAAGGAATATCCTGTCTCGATATGGAGAGAGGATGTGGACCCCACCATCACGGAAGTTATTGCAAGATTCAAAGATGGTTTTGGAGCCATCTTCCGGAAAGATAACGTGTTTTACCTTTCTTTCTGGCCCGACAGAGAATTTCTTGTAGATTTCTTTGAGAAATTCTCAAAAGAAGTGGGAATTGAAATAAAAAGACTGCCAGAAGGAGTACGCATTCAAAGGAGAGGTGAATATGTTTTCGCTTTCAATTTCACCTCTGAGGAGGTAGATTTAGAAATACCAGCGAAGGTTCAGATAGTTCTAGGAGATCAAAAGATTCCTCCCTACGGACTGCTGCTGTGGAAGGAAACCGAACACTGA
- the galA gene encoding alpha-galactosidase: MEIFGKTFREGRFVLEEKNFTVEFAVEKIHLGWKISGRVKGDPGRLEVLRTEAPEKLLVNNWQSWGPCRVVDASSFKPPEIDPNWRYTASVVPDVLERNLQSEYFVAEEGRVYGFLSSKIAHPFFAVEDGELVAYLEYFDVEFDEFVPLEPLVVLEDPNTSLLLEKYAELVGMENNARVPKHTPTGWCSWYHYFLDLTWEETIKNLELAKSFPFEVFQIDDAYEKDIGDWLVTKGDFPSVEEMAKVIEENGFIPGIWTAPFSVSETSDVFNEHPDWVVKENGKPKMAYRNWNKKIYALDLSNDEVLNWLFNLFASLRRMGYRYFKIDFLFAGAVPGERKESMTPIQAFRKGMETIRKAVGEDSFILGCGSPLFPAVGYVDGMRIGPDTTPFWGEHIEDNGAPAAKWALRNTVTRYFMHDRLWLNDPDCLILREEKTDLTPEERELYSYTCGVLDNMIIESDDLSLVKDHGKKVLSETLELLGGKPRVQNIMSEDLRYEIVSSGTLSGNVKIVVDLNSREYHLEKEGKSSLRKRIVKKEDGRNFYFYEEGERE, translated from the coding sequence GTGGAAATATTCGGAAAAACCTTCAGAGAGGGAAGATTCGTTCTTGAAGAGAAAAACTTCACGGTTGAATTCGCGGTGGAGAAGATACACCTTGGCTGGAAGATCTCCGGCAGGGTGAAGGGAGATCCGGGAAGGCTTGAGGTTCTTCGAACGGAAGCACCGGAAAAGCTACTTGTGAACAACTGGCAGTCCTGGGGACCGTGCAGGGTGGTAGATGCCTCCTCTTTCAAACCACCTGAGATAGATCCGAACTGGAGATACACCGCTTCGGTGGTGCCTGATGTACTTGAAAGGAACCTCCAGAGCGAATATTTCGTGGCTGAAGAAGGAAGGGTGTACGGCTTTTTGAGCTCGAAAATTGCTCATCCTTTCTTCGCTGTGGAAGATGGGGAACTTGTGGCTTATCTTGAATACTTCGATGTCGAGTTCGACGAATTTGTCCCTCTTGAACCTCTTGTTGTACTCGAAGATCCCAACACTTCCCTTCTTCTAGAAAAATACGCGGAACTTGTTGGAATGGAGAACAATGCAAGAGTTCCAAAACACACACCCACTGGATGGTGCAGCTGGTATCACTATTTCCTCGATCTCACCTGGGAAGAAACCATCAAGAATCTGGAACTTGCGAAGAGTTTCCCGTTCGAAGTTTTCCAGATAGACGACGCTTACGAAAAGGACATAGGCGACTGGCTCGTAACAAAAGGAGACTTTCCATCAGTGGAAGAGATGGCAAAAGTTATAGAGGAAAACGGATTCATCCCGGGTATATGGACCGCCCCGTTCAGCGTTTCTGAAACTTCCGATGTATTCAACGAACATCCGGACTGGGTTGTGAAAGAAAACGGAAAGCCAAAGATGGCTTACAGAAACTGGAACAAAAAGATATACGCCCTCGATCTTTCGAACGATGAGGTTCTGAACTGGCTCTTCAATCTCTTCGCATCTTTGAGAAGGATGGGCTACAGATACTTCAAGATCGACTTTCTCTTCGCGGGTGCTGTTCCAGGAGAGAGAAAAGAGAGCATGACACCGATTCAGGCGTTTAGAAAAGGAATGGAGACGATCAGAAAAGCGGTGGGAGAAGATTCTTTCATTCTCGGATGCGGTTCTCCCCTTTTTCCCGCGGTGGGATACGTCGACGGCATGAGGATAGGACCTGATACCACACCGTTTTGGGGAGAACATATAGAAGACAACGGAGCTCCCGCTGCAAAATGGGCGCTGAGAAACACCGTAACAAGGTACTTCATGCACGACAGACTGTGGCTGAACGACCCTGATTGTCTGATACTGAGAGAGGAGAAAACGGATCTTACACCAGAAGAAAGAGAACTCTACTCGTACACATGTGGGGTACTCGACAACATGATCATAGAAAGCGATGATCTCTCGCTCGTCAAGGATCACGGAAAAAAGGTTTTGAGCGAAACACTCGAACTCCTCGGTGGAAAACCACGGGTTCAAAACATCATGTCGGAGGATCTGAGATACGAGATCGTCTCGTCTGGTACTCTCTCAGGAAACGTCAAGATCGTGGTCGATCTAAACAGCAGGGAGTACCACCTGGAAAAAGAAGGAAAGTCCTCCTTGAGAAAAAGAATAGTCAAAAAAGAAGACGGGAGAAACTTCTACTTTTACGAAGAGGGTGAAAGAGAATGA
- the galT gene encoding galactose-1-phosphate uridylyltransferase, translated as MMELRYNPLTDEWVIVSAATQKRPVQPSKTECPICVGGLELPEEYDLVTFENRYPSLKKDPPPVDWKEKGPFRKEESRGVCEVVVYTSDHNTALPGMPLKQIGKLVEMWVDRTRDLSQHTFVKYIFIFENRGKEVGASLPHPHGQIYAFPFLPKRIEVKMSAMRKWYEEKRECPICEILENEGEERKVYETKYFLALVPFYARFPYEVHIYPKRHVSTLLEFSKEEKKEFAKVLKVVTAKYDKLFDQEFPYMMMFFQAPFNGEDVSHFFHFHVEFNPPKRDKDKLKWMASVETGTWAFINPVVPEEAAKQLRETEVEI; from the coding sequence ATGATGGAACTCAGGTACAATCCGCTCACAGATGAATGGGTAATCGTTTCGGCGGCCACACAGAAAAGGCCGGTGCAGCCATCGAAAACTGAGTGTCCCATCTGTGTTGGAGGCCTCGAACTTCCCGAAGAGTACGACCTTGTCACTTTCGAGAACAGATATCCCTCTCTGAAAAAAGATCCACCTCCTGTGGACTGGAAAGAAAAGGGACCTTTCAGGAAAGAAGAGTCCCGAGGTGTCTGTGAGGTGGTCGTCTACACCTCGGATCACAACACAGCCCTTCCTGGCATGCCTTTGAAGCAGATAGGAAAGCTCGTTGAGATGTGGGTGGACAGAACAAGGGACCTTTCTCAGCACACCTTTGTGAAATATATCTTTATCTTCGAAAACCGTGGAAAAGAAGTCGGTGCCTCCCTTCCACACCCACACGGTCAAATATACGCGTTTCCCTTCCTTCCAAAGAGAATAGAAGTGAAGATGAGTGCGATGAGGAAATGGTATGAAGAGAAAAGGGAGTGCCCTATCTGTGAGATCTTGGAGAACGAAGGAGAGGAGAGAAAGGTTTACGAGACGAAGTATTTCCTCGCTCTCGTTCCTTTCTATGCACGCTTCCCGTACGAGGTGCATATCTATCCAAAGAGGCACGTGAGCACTCTTCTGGAGTTCTCGAAGGAAGAAAAGAAAGAGTTCGCAAAAGTTCTCAAGGTGGTGACTGCAAAGTACGACAAACTATTTGATCAGGAATTCCCCTATATGATGATGTTCTTCCAGGCACCTTTCAACGGAGAGGATGTGTCTCACTTTTTCCACTTCCACGTGGAGTTCAATCCACCGAAGCGAGACAAAGATAAACTGAAGTGGATGGCAAGCGTTGAGACGGGTACATGGGCGTTCATAAACCCTGTCGTTCCCGAAGAAGCAGCGAAACAGCTCAGAGAGACGGAGGTGGAGATATGA